In Sorghum bicolor cultivar BTx623 chromosome 10, Sorghum_bicolor_NCBIv3, whole genome shotgun sequence, one genomic interval encodes:
- the LOC8063776 gene encoding U2 small nuclear ribonucleoprotein B'' yields MAASYFNHSSSSYPPPPPPPGTSPYGAYRHAYPPAPAPAPPAFYGAYYDRAEQALPARDELRTLFIAGLPADAKPREVYNLFRDFPGYVSSHLRTGKSSQAYAFAVFADQQSALTALSGTNGMVFDLEKNCSLHVDLAKSNSRSKRLRSDDTSPYSPEKRTRKPRGFPDSGAGSNIYISGMGSSSHSLSGYPSAQSYTSLESSASLSKDPSTFAPQINPPCPTLFVANLGPACSEQELIDVFSSCAGFVKLKMQNKLGAPVAFVDFKDSISSTEAINRLQGVILYSSLGEGMRLEYAKSRMGLWKRDKHP; encoded by the exons ATGGCCGCCTCGTACTTCAACCACTCCTCATCCTCCtacccgccgccgcctcccccgCCGGGCACCTCCCCGTACGGCGCGTACCGCCACGCCtacccgccggcgccggcgccggcaccCCCGGCCTTTTACGGCGCCTACTACGACCGCGCGGAGCAGGCTCTCCCCGCGCGGGACGAGCTCCGCACCCTCTTCATCGCTGGCCTCCCCGCCGACGCCAAGCCGCGCGAAGTCTACAACCTCTTCCGCGATTTCCCCGGATACGTCTCCTCCCACCTCCGCACGGGCAAATCCTCCCAG GCGTATGCGTTtgctgtgtttgcagatcaacagTCTGCACTAACTGCCTTGAGTGGCACAAAT GGAATGGTGTTTGATCTTGAGAAGAATTGTTCTCTTCATGTCGATCTCGCAAAATCCAATTCCAGATCGAAGCGCTTGAGATCAG ATGATACTTCACCATATTCTCCTGAAAAAAGAACTAGGAAACCAAGGGGATTTCCTGATTCAG GTGCTGGAAGCAATATTTACATATCTGGAATGGGTAGTTCTTCACACAGCTTGAGTGGTTATCCTTCTGCACAAAG TTACACAAGCCTTGAGTCTAGTGCTTCTCTCAGCAAG GACCCATCCACATTTGCCCCTCAAATTAATCCTCCATGTCCTACTCTCTTTGTTGCGAACCTTGGTCCAGCTTGTTCGGAGCAAGAGCTGATAGATGTTTTCTCAAG TTGTGCGGGATTTGTGAAGCTCAAGATGCAAAACAAGCTTGGAGCTCCAGTTGCATTTGTTGATTTCAAG GATTCAATCAGTTCAACTGAAGCCATAAATCGTCTCCAAGGAGTTATCCTGTACTCATCACTTGGTGAGGGAATGCGTTTGGA ATATGCAAAATCACGGATGGGCCTTTGGAAGCGTGATAAGCACCCCTAA
- the LOC8063777 gene encoding protein IRX15-LIKE — MKGLSGPKLLVVHPSSNKSPGGAGSPGAVLGARRRVCAAVFLACFACVSLATTLLSAARDPGGAAAGRAAAAFAVPARVGAGTAAVAATGEGLPGHVFDALVQYASAGGNSTASMPGADVRAIAAVLKRRAPCNLLVFGLGGETPLWRALNHGGRTVFLDENQYYVSHLEGRHPGLEAYDVAYTTTVREFPDLLDAARAARAAECRPVQNLLFSDCRLAINDLPNQLYDVSWDVILVDGPRGYTATSPGRMSAIFTAGVLARTRAGEGATTDVLVHDYEREVERACSREFLCEENRVAETSTRSLAHFVVRGGGSARRDAFCSGPGTAAAAH, encoded by the exons atgAAGGGGCTGAGCGGGCCGAAGCTGCTGGTGGTGCACCCGTCGTCCAACAAGTCGCCCGGCGGGGCCGGGTCGCCCGGGGCGGTTCTTGGCGCGCGCCGCCGGGTGTGCGCCGCCGTCTTCCTGGCCTGCTTCGCCTGCGTCTCCCTGGCCACCACGCTGCTGTCGGCCGCGCGGGACCCCGGTGGGGCCGCGGCcgggagggcggcggcggcgttcgcGGTGCCAGCGAGGGTTGGCGCCGGCACCGCCGCCGTGGCCGCAACGGGGGAGGGGCTGCCGGGGCACGTGTTCGACGCGCTGGTGCAGTACGCGTCGGCGGGGGGGAACTCGACGGCGAGCATGCCGGGTGCCGACGTGCGCGCCATCGCGGCCGTGCTCAAGCGCCGCGCGCCGTGCAACCTGCTCGTGTTCGGGCTCGGCGGGGAGACGCCGCTGTGGCGCGCGCTCAACCACGGCGGGCGCACCGTGTTCCTGGACGAGAACCAGTACTACGTGTCCCACCTGGAAGGCCGGCATCCGGGGCTGGAGGCCTACGACGTCGCCTACACCACCACCGTCCGCGAGTTCCCCGACCTCCTCGACGCCGCAcgcgccgcgcgcgccgccgagTGCCGGCCTGTCCAGAACCTCCTCTTCTCTGACTGCCGACTCGCCATCAACGACCTCCCCAACCAGCTCTACGATGTCTCCTGGGACGTCATCCTCGTCGACGGCCCGCGCGG GTACACGGCGACGTCGCCGGGGAGGATGTCGGCGATATTCACGGCGGGGGTGCTGGCACGGACGCGGGCCGGGGAAGGCGCGACGACGGATGTGCTGGTGCACGACTACGAGCGGGAGGTGGAGCGGGCGTGCTCGAGGGAGTTCCTGTGCGAGGAGAACCGCGTGGCCGAGACCAGCACGCGGTCGCTCGCCCACTTCGTCGTGCGCGGCGGCGGCTCCGCCCGCCGCGACGCCTTCTGCTCCGGACcgggaacggcggcggcggcccactAG